CTGACTGCAATCTCTTAGATACTCGCCAGACTCTTCCAACATTGTTAGACCACACAGTTGCTGCGAGGCCATACTTCACATTATTAGCTCTTTCAATCACTTCCTCTTCGGTATCAAAAGGAACAACACAAGCAACAGGGCCAAATATCTCTTCCTTCATGCAACAAGATTCATCCTTAATGTCAGTGATCACAGTGGGAAGCATGAAATAGCCCCCTTTGTTTCTGGGTGGGAGATCCAAATTATCCACACCCTCTCCACACAGAATTCTTGCCCCATCAACATAAGCCTTCTTTATGTAATTTCTAACCTGGatagaaaaaattcttaattagtAATTAATACTGTCCAACATTTCCCCCTCCAACTCCCTACAGACATCAACATCATTCCACCCTTTGAGGTCCTCCTTGAGAAGCTTGTATCACCaatggaaatgaagaaataggaGTGAAGACTGTTTCAAAATCTACTGGCAGCCATGTAGGAAAGCTATGTTGGCcggcaaaagagagaaaagagatttattctttaatttattcttgATTTCAGAGTGATAATTGGctgcaaaaaaaaatactaatgtaGGTTTCTTGAAGTCAAGTTTTTGTCTTTAACCCCCAGTACCTACCAGTGTTTCACAcacaaataaacatttgttttttcttaattcttaataaatatttaataattaattaacttaataaaccttttttaattaaagattttgattttattatttgtttcatGTCTGAATTTAGAGCAGTTTAtcaagaaagtttttttaaataaattaaatttaaattaaattactacATAGTCGAGGTATACCTCAACCCCACTAAGCAAAAAGCTTTTCCTAGACATTGAAGCTAAACTAACTTgtagatagaaaatgaaataatccattTGAAGGAACATCTTACCTCTTTCTGGCTACATACAGGAGAATGATTTAAACACCTCAAAAAGGAAGTAGCTTAGTCAATTAATCTTTTAAATCTCAAAGCCCTAATTTCCCAAAGTTAATTTGATCAAGTCTTCTAAACAAATGGTTCTCACTCATCACCTATGGATGACAATAATTCTGATCATTAAAGATATTCCtgaaaaataggttttgaacaatgatacatgtaaaatccagtggaattgctcattagttctgggaaaggggagggaggagggagggaaagaatatgaatcatgaaaccatggaaaaattattctaaattaattatataaaagggaggtgggggaaggtctCAAAGTTTATGatgaagaaacaacaacaacaaaaaaaagatgtTCCTGAAGAAAGTTTCCAAATTTCCTCtaaagcagagattcttaacattttttgtgtcTTGGGCCCTTTGACAGTCCAGTGAAGTCAACAGAGCTCTCCTCAGAATGgtgcttttaatttaatttaaattaatgcttaattttatttaatttttaaaatgctaaatttcaggtaaagtaaaaataaacatgtagtttaaaagtaaatatatagttgttttttcccccatccaTGGAGAGTGGGATGGTATCAGTGAACTCAGGTTAAGAAGCCCTGATCTACAGCTACCTAATGGGCAGGAATTTTCCACAAAATACTTTTGGCCATGGAATTCCCTGCCTATCCTGTCCTAATAATATCCTGGTTTACTGCTGACCAACCTGGCTGACAACTATTCTTTCTTTCCCACGTGGTAGGGTGACCTCTTGAATCTGACTTCCTACATCTGGTACTTTTTATTATCCAATGACTGTTTTAACcacaaatttatttaattatttctctttttttttttccagaaaatttCTTACTCTGGACTTGTATCCAGAGATAAGTAAAGCATAGAGATTGTGCTCTTCAGAGCTGAATAATAATGAATAGAAGTTTCCCACAGTATTCCCCTGAAATGTGCCATGCTTTGAGTTTTTCTTTAAGAGGTCTTTCCAGAACTCTTTACCCTGcaatttatttacttactttctCTAAATGGGTCTTGCTAATCAGGGCTCCCATGCTGCTTGTAGCATCAGAAGGAGGACCAACTTTCCACTTTTTTATGGCTTCCACAAATCTTGCTAAAAATTCCTCATAAATGCTCCTTTGGACAAAGATTCTACTGGTACAGAGGCAGATTTCACCCTGAGAAGCAAGTGAGATGAGAATATGAGAAGAAGGACATCATTCTTTACAGGCCAATTCAAGCTCTAAACTTCTTCTAGAATCCTCTTCTGAGTACCCACCCTACAGCTTTTCTGAGAACACTCACAATGCTGGCACTTTCTGTGTGTCGCCTTATATCATTTCAGGCAAGCCTTGGCTTCCCAATTATGGTACATCCTTTGAAGGGAGCCTAACAGTGACTTCCACACAGGAGGCACTCAAGATGCATTTGCTGATTTCAGTCCCCTCTTTTGTCTTATCTTGCATGTAGGCTATTAGGAGGCACCTAAGTGACTGGAGATGGAgaagccagacctggaggcagtaagtcctgggttcaaatctggtcttagacatttcctaactatgagattctggccaagtcatttaatctccatggccaagctcttactattcttctgccctggaaccaatacgtggtattgattctaagatggaaggtaagcatttataaaaaagaaaagaatttaggcTATGTGAAGGTTATAGTTATattctcagtgcttggcacacagcacCAAGATTACATAACACAGTGTgggtatttaatatataattatgtaaatatgtattatatatataaatatataaataataatttgttatatgtgtatatagaaataaatactgtataatatatttatatgaataaacaaataataaatatatatttatacatacaaataaataacaaatataattatCTATTTTGATAGATATGTAAATAATCATGAATattacatttctatataaataaataataaatagtatttatttgtaaatatgaataataataaatgtatttctatataaattgtaaatatatattcctacatatataataatgactattttgtatataaataaattaaaacaaacattGATTTGTTGACATCATCTAGAGCAAATTGACTAATCTTCAAATTATGTTATTTTGTTTAATCAACAAATATACAATACATGTATGTggggcatatatatgtatatatatatatatatatatatatatatatatatagagagagagagagagagagagagagagagagagagagagagagttacttaatcattttcagttgtttctgactctttgtaaccccttttggggttttcttagcaaagaaaatagagcaatttgccatttcattgtccaactcatttcacagatatggaaactgaggcaaataaggttaagtgacttgtcctggtcacagagctagtaagtgtctgaggccagatttgaactttggtcttccagactctatGCTTGACACTTTGTCCATCATAGCACTGAGCTAGGAATAAAGAAGACAGCATGGTCCAGTGGAAAGGGGACTGGACTTGGAGAAGACTTGAGTGAAAGTCCCAGTTCTGATGCTTACAACCTGTGTGAACTTGGATGAGTAATTTCACCTTTacaggattgttttgtttttttatctgaaaatttgagATAATAATTTGCATACTTCCTATTTTCACAGAGGGATGGGGAAGCATCTTGTAAAAGttaatgtgttatataaatatgcGTTATAACAACAGTAAATATTACTTTACTTTTATCTCTTATTTCTGAAAGGAAGATtgtgaggaaatcaaaatgaatcATTACTCTCATTGTTTCAATAAACACAGTCCTGTACAAATATTTGACTAATGTTTTGCATGCTTATTTATTCTCTCCAAGCACAGAGGAATGTGTACTTGTATTGGCATATAAGCATTTCAAGTACTTTACAACATCACTGTAAATTATAGACTCTTGGAATgttgaagatggaagagatcttaaagatcaCTTAGTTCAATCCTacttttataaatgtggaaactgagacctgagACACCGAAGTTTGAActttggctttggcactgtatgaTTCATGGGCAATTCACATATCTTCACTGACTCTCAGtctccttacctataaaatgggaataaaaatatgtGTACTTCCTGCTTCACAAGATTgtgagaaaagtattttataattcataaagtattatataaatttgaTTTGACACAAAGGCTGTGCTGGAGTGAGCTCTAACTGGCTCGTTAACATTGATTGTTAACTTTTCAATGTGAGCTTCAGAAATTAGCCAAATATTACAAATCAGGGATTCACTTGATTTATTTTTGATTGTCcagatttaagaaagtaatggagaaaatattaataatgcaaattaaacttaaatgtcTGTCATGTACATAGTTCCTCCCCACTGGAGAGTCTGCTACTAAGCACTTACCAGCAGATCACTGattgtaataattattattatgtgagTAAAATGGTAAGAAGTGCCTGGAGGAGACACATTTTATGTAGACTATAGCTGTGCAATCAGGACTAAGATGTCCTTTGTGGAGGTGTCAAACTCACTGCCCAAGTATAgatcaaaccagattaaaatgtaattgggaaatgcataacaaaataagtaaaaatacaatacagCACAGGTAATGCTAATTTGTGGGATttaatccatttctatttgagtttgatttcactgatatagtaGATAAAGTATTGGACTTGGGTCAAAGCttgcttcagactcttactagctgtgtgatcctgggcaagttttctaatctctctatgcctcaatttcctcatctgtaaaatgaaagaattgggtCTGAGCTTCTAAAAGCCCTtacaactctaaatttatgatcctaaggTCTATGTAGTATAATTTTAGGAACCcaggaaaatgcttttttttctccaaaacaaCCTTTCCCTTCCTTGACTATCTACTTTCTGTGTCTGAAATTTTTGGTCCCTATAAAATGTGAATACCCTTGGAAGAGTGCAACCCCTGATGTTTAGAGAATCCTCTGTACACAAGTTGTGAGGACAGAAGAGCTAGGAATTAGAGCATGTGATTTAGACTTAGGAGGCTCCTTAGAGATCACAAAATCTAACCCTCTCCATTACacataagggaactgaggctcagagacacaTTATTAAGTAACAAAGCTGAGATCAAACCTagatcctccaactccaaatcttcttttttttttttaaactctttccttttgtcttagaatccagactaagtatttgttccaaggcagaagaaaagtaaaggctaggcaatgggggttaagtgacttacccagggtcacccagctaggaagtatctgaggtcagatttgaaccaaacatactctttttttctatatctctctACCTAGGAGAAATTTGTCTGAATGGTCCTGAAATGTCACCTGAGtgaaataaacattatttatttttaccatttcaTGAAATCACTCAAATTAATGACTTATCTTTTTTATGTGAAAATATGACAGAAtaaggtgttttttgtttgtttgtttgttttttaagggcTAAAAAGGAacagctaaatggttcagtgaattgagagctaggtctagagatgggagattctgagttcaaatctggcctcagacatttcctagctatttgaccctgggcaagacacttaaacctcattgtctagcccttgttgttcttctgccttagaaccagtacctggtattgattcttatttggaaggtaagggcttaaaaaagaaaaaaaaaagcactaaaagGCAAAGTAGCAGGtccaaacacacatgcacacacacacacatacacacaaacattttCCCTGACCTGGTTAGCAAAGCTGGACCTAACAGTAGTAGGGATACATTCCCTCAGGTTGGCATCATCAAAAATGATGGCAGGATTCTTGCCCCCAAGCTCCAGAGAGAGTTTCTTGCAGTGGGGGGCGCTCTTCAGCATGATGCGCTCTGCCGTCAAGGTGCTCCCAGTAAATGAGATCAGTGGCACTTCGGGATGGGACACCAGCGCCTCTCCTACTTTGGGTCCAGTTCCAAACACTATATTCACCACGCCTGGTGGGACccctaagtaaaaaaaaaaaaaaaaaaaaaatgacatttggaATTATTCATTGTCTTTAAGGTCAAGAATACCAAAGGAATTGAGtttagaaaatataaaggaaatctagcagtaccagattttaactgtattaaaaagcagtaattatcCAAGCTAattggtactagctaagaaatagaaaagttgatcagTGGAACACAGCAGACATCCAACAAACTgctttaaaagattatagtaacctcaTGCTCAACAAAAGGAGAGATCTAAGCTttagggataagaattcactatttggtaaaaattgttgggaaaactggaatatAGAccgacagaaactaggtatagatctggaatcttacatcatttaccaaggtaagatcaaaatgaatatgtGACCTATACATAAAGGGAGAAAaagccaggtagctcagtagatttagagctaaacttagacacaggaggtcctaggttcaaatctgacttcagacactttctagttgtgtaaccctgggcaagtcatttaatcccattgcctagcctttgtcactcttctgccttggaatcaatatgcagaactcattctaagatggaaggtaagggtttaaaaaatcataataagcaaattagaaaaacagggaatatattacctatcagatttatgaataggagaaaaatttatgaataaacaggAGACACaaagcattatgagatgtaaaagataattttttacaTTGAATTATAAAaggttgtacaaataaaactaatgtagctaaGATTAGAATGAAGGGAGAAAACTGGGGGAGTGAGTTTTATAGGCAATTTCTCAGAGTAGGGAcgtcatatctaaaatatatagataattttgtcaaatttataagaatgtgagACATTtccctattgataaatggtcaaaagatatgaacagatagcttttggaggaagaaatcaaagatctctctctctttctctctctctctatatatatatatatgtatatatatatatataatatgctaattataaaatatatatgaaacatataaatataaaaatataaaatacaatataaactataaaaacactctaaatcattattgattagagaaatgaaaatcaaaataactgtgagatatcatctcacaactatcagattggctaaaatgataaaaggggaaaatgacaacgGTGGGAAGGTACATAGTAGGGACAGAAATAcgttgttggtggaactgtgaactgatccaaccattttgccGAGAAATCTaaaattatgctcaaagaatataaaactctatataccttttgacccaggaccactattgggtttatttcctaagatgatcagggaaaaaggaaaagagcctatatattctaaaatatttttagcaactgtcctcatggtggcaaagaattgaaaattaatggcatccttgtcaattggggaatggctaaacaatgtggtgtatgattgtgatggaattctactgtgccataagaaatgatgagcaggttaattttttttaattgaaagacctatatgaaagtATGGAGAGTAAAATGAGTTGAAGTAAGAGAATAAATATATACTACAACAGAAACATTGTTTGAACAATAATTTGTGTATGCCTACCTCCTATAAAGggctgataaatagaaataagtgagATATagttttctatataaatatatctttttttatcaaatgatgctttctgtaGTGTggtgaggagaaggagggagatacttgagaattttaatgtaacaaataattttttttaattttctttgctttgtgGTTTTGAAATCTCCTTCAGGTTAGAAAGCTATTAATCaatcagtcatttattaagtaccttccatGCTCCAGGGTTCTGGGATtagaaagacaaaagtaaaatatgtaaatctctgccctcaaagaacttctaTTTTATCTAGACCTGCCTATGTTTGGAACATGTTCAACCACCTTTCCTGGTTGAAGTTTAGGGTAAGACTAACATCTAGTCTCATATGACTAAGGGATTTGTACTATGTGATGATGAAGAGTCCCCTAATCAGCTGCTGAGCTGGAATTTAATGGATATATGGAAGGATGACCTTCCTCTCCtaccattcttttctttcctgaggAAGGAAATAGTGAGGACTATTCTGAGCTGTATCAAGTGTGGGAAGGATGCTCTCCTCTCCCTTATCCAGTCACATGGACCTGTGAGTATGTCTTGTCTAGCCAAGCCTGCCTCAGCAAGGGAAAGGTGAAATACAAAACtggctaattaatatttttttcacctttttgggggaggagggtgGGTTACATggcttatatggaaataggtttcatATTATTTCACACATATGATTGATATATGTTTTGTCTTCTCAATGAATGGAGAAGGGGCTGGATGGAAGGAGagcatttggaactcaaaaaatgtttttaaataaatgtttgaaataaataatacatttttaagacaaaaaattgGCTAAGTAGAAGCCTTGTAAAAATTATACTATGTTCTAAAGAATAATTACCAGCCACCCATATATAGACTATAACCATGATTCTAGATTGTTGGTGAGTTTTGTTTAAATCATTCTAATGCACAGGGTGAGATGAGTATTTGATGGTTAGCAGTGTTTTCTGTGTAAACAACCTGTGCCATACCTGAATCATACTGTCTACTATGTATCTTTTTGGACATCTTTCTGTTAATCATCCCCAGTGATACAGAGGATGCTTTTCTTCTGTTAGTCAATAGGCTAGCCAAGTGAAAAGAAGGTCCCTACAATTCCTAATCTAGCCCATTATGAAGGTCTCTATCTCTCATAGCATCTACACAGATCTCTAcaacaggaaaagaaatgatCTTTTGGTGTAAGTTTTGCATCTATCTGACTTCTCCATGTGAgagttattcattttttattcatttttagggAGAATGAAAGACTGGATTGACAAAGTAAATCTCTGATCAAAACAGCTTCCCTCACTCTAACTTCATTCTGTGAATGGGTATAAATATAAGTAAGAGAACAGTATCTTGGCCTGATTAAAAAATACCTGCTATAAATATAGTACAACTTAAGAGAGTGGCAGTAATATAGTATAAGACAAAGAGTTCTGAAAttggaagacatgagttcaaatctgctagCTGTGTCATCATATCAcatatctctgagcctcagtttcctcatttgtaaagtggcaATTAGAATGCCTATTATATGTACCTCACACAGCTCTTGTGAGAAGTAATGCAATTAAAGGGCTTCGAATGCTTTAAACTTCTATAGAAATATCAGTTATTGTTAATAGTGGGATGAAGTGGAAAAAATAATGTATTGGGAgtaagaggacttgggttcaaagctCATTTCTGCTGTTTATTTCTTGTATGATCTtcagcaagtaatttaacctctctgggactcggttttcttttctgaaaaatgaaggggacAAATTTGGGATCCTGAAGCTCCCTCCCAGCATTAACTCCTATAATTATATTGAGGTTCTTGCTGAGAATGCTGTCTCCTGTACTGTGAGTGTGGAAGTAAATTGTAAAGATCAGACATAGCTCTTCCTGTCTTGGGGACATGCAGACAAACACAGCTTAATATTGGCACAAACACGGAAATACTTTTCATACTTGCTTAGGGCTGGATATTTTTACTCCCAAAGGGCTGACTCAGCATTGGCTGAGTAGTCTGTAGCCTGCATGGAATGATTTGAAGACTGTAGCCTAAAAAAGTTATTCGGTccctagaataattttttttcctctgtcacAGTGCCTGAAATTCTCAGCatctgaaatatattatttttggttAAAGCATTGCCTCCAAGAGCTCATTTTCATAAATAGAAATGCATGCTTATTAGCTGGCAATTCTTTACCACGAGATAACAGAGCCACTTGGACTGAATGATTAGAGATTAGCCAGTCAGTCACCTAGTAAGAGCCTCAAGGAATACTTGGGGTGTAGGAAAGAACATGTGTAATTATGAAGTTCGTGGAATTTATGTTAACATATTCCTGCTTTTCCACCAATCTGTTAAGGCTTCTACTTTGCCCTCTTCTAGCTTTCAATGATAAAAGCTTAGGGGGTTGTTTCTTTCTCCCAGGAGAATTTGCATGTAAACAGAGAATTCTGGAAGACTCTAAAATCTTCAAGAgtcaaagttataaaactgtttcCCTGAAATTTTAGAAACTCTATTGGGTACTCCTGGGGAAATGGTTTGTCCTGTTTCTCTCAAATTCCATCCCAAACCAATTTACCAACTCTGTCTACCTTATAAGACTGGACCTGGAAATAAGGAGGATATTGCATATAAACTGCTATCAAAATGAAGACAAATCCAGATGGGACCATGACAATAGAGGGTCATGAATGGTTGGGAATCCACATGAGAACATTGGGTGTTGGGAAGTGGAAGGTTCAGAGGGAGGACTCTATTAACTTTATAAAACAAGCAGAAGCAAatcaaaaaggaggaagagagatgcAAAAAGGAAAGTGGAGAAGGATAAGCACACCACGAGCTCATAGAATTAAAGCTGAAAGGCCTTTAGAGGACATCTAGTGCAAGCCcttcattttcctgatgaggagctatttccccatttaaatgacttttccaagcaGTAGAGAGAGAGCACTAAATTTGTGGTCTGATTACCTGGGTTTAAACCACAACTCTACCATTTCCTATTAGGAAATGACCTTGGAAAGAAAATTTTCTGACCAGGACAAAGAATACTTCTCTggatttctgtttcttcatttataaaataaaggagtgatCCTAGATGATCTTAgagtttccttctaattctagacCTCTGAATCTATGACAAAGACAAACTTTGTCATCTTTATAACTTTGCTAAGAGTGGGTCCTGCATTTGAATCCAAAGCAGTTGGGGAAAAGTTGATTTGGGAATGGGAAGGTAAGCCCTAGAAAGTCTATAGGGAAAAATTGGTTTGaatgttttctaatatttatagaaactttCACGAGTAGAAAAGGTGAAGGAATCTCATCTAAGCTGCATATTTTCCACATGAGGAAAATCAGTTCCTTTTCACTGGTGTGATTGCTTTTTCTTATagaaaatcattagcattttgaTTATGTCTCAGTGTGGGTTGGTGTTAATATTGTTAAGAACTGAATGCTTCTGGATATTCTTTCTGTTCCTGCTCCCTATTCTGACCAAACATTGATTGTGTTTTGAAAAGGAACAGCCTTTTCCCTGGGGAGAAAATTATTCAGGTTATAATcgaagaaataaatttttttatttagcaaATCTCAAAACTTCAAGCCTTTTGACAGCCTGGGCTT
The window above is part of the Gracilinanus agilis isolate LMUSP501 chromosome 4, AgileGrace, whole genome shotgun sequence genome. Proteins encoded here:
- the ALDH8A1 gene encoding 2-aminomuconic semialdehyde dehydrogenase isoform X2, which gives rise to MAGQKPLLELENFIAGKFIPCNSHIDSYDPSTGEVYCKVPDSGKEEIEAAVMAAREAFPHWSSMSPQDRSHIMNKLADLLEQSLEDFAQAESKDQGKTITFARTVDIPRAVYNFRFFASSVLHHTTDATQMDSMDCMHYTVRSPVGIGVPPGVVNIVFGTGPKVGEALVSHPEVPLISFTGSTLTAERIMLKSAPHCKKLSLELGGKNPAIIFDDANLRECIPTTVRSSFANQGEICLCTSRIFVQRSIYEEFLARFVEAIKKWKVGPPSDATSSMGALISKTHLEKVRNYIKKAYVDGARILCGEGVDNLDLPPRNKGGYFMLPTVITDIKDESCCMKEEIFGPVACVVPFDTEEEVIERANNVKYGLAATVWSNNVGRVWRVSKRLQSGLVWSNCWLIRDLNLPFGGMKASGIGREGAKDSYDFFTEVKTITVKY